A DNA window from Schistocerca americana isolate TAMUIC-IGC-003095 chromosome 4, iqSchAmer2.1, whole genome shotgun sequence contains the following coding sequences:
- the LOC124613680 gene encoding formin-like protein 11 yields the protein MQTGPWAAPRLCRVRQADLRAYLLADTAAALPPPPPSPPPQIGARAAVPAPLCMRPPACLHRGSHRCPPAAIQITSQSGPAPRCTLPPPALYAAAGGALEGLINELSAAGPLFVSDPRIV from the exons ATGCAGACAGGGCCTTGGGCGGCGCCGCGTCTCTGCCGTGTGCGGCAGGCGGATTTGCGGGCTTACCTGCTGGCTGACACCGCAGCtgcgctgccgcccccgccgccctcgCCACCCCCGCAG ATCGGCGCCCGTGCAGCCGTCCCGGCCCCTTTGTGCATGCGTCCGCCCGCGTGTCTCCATCGCGGCAGCCACCGCTGTCCACCGGCAGCCATTCAGATCACGTCACAAAGTGGCCCGGCGCCGCGGTGTACCCTACCACCACCAGCGCTGTACGCTGCTGCCGGCGGGGCGCTGGAGGGCCTGATTAATGAGTTATCTGCTGCAGGTCCACTATTCGTGTCAGATCCTCGAATTGTTTGA